CAACTTTGGGTCATTTTCGCGGACATGTTCACTTTACTTGTGGAACTTTCCTCTTCACTTGTGGAACTCGGTACTATTTTACTATAATTCTAAAAAGGGTCAACCGACTCTTTAATCGGATGACCCTTTCCTCATTTCATTAGTTAATCGTTTTTATTACATTACTTTTCATTTCAGCTTCTTCTGGAGAAGTATACACAATTCGATCTTGATATGGTTCATATAAGTATTTAAGAACTTCTTCGGATTCTCTACATCTTGTCCCAATTACTACTTCCTTATCTGACAAGCCACCAGGGTTTGTCACAATATCAAATAAAATGGGTAACGATCCAAACTTTTCTCTTAATAAGTTGAGCGCCCACTTGTTCGTTCCAACTGGGACATCATTCGTAATCACAAGTAAGAAATCGTTTCTGACATGCTCAGCAATTTCAGACAAAATCATTTCAAACTTAGAGGAATTAAAGTGACCAGCTTCATATATATCACCCGTATCAATAAAGATGATGGAAGCATTTTGATAAGCTTTCGCTTTATCGTCTGTAACTGACATCCAATTTTGAGAAGGCTTATTTCCAGTATCAGATAACCAGGTAATCGGATAACCAATATCAATCAGTTCATTGCCTGTAGCTAGACCTTGCTCACCTGAACCAACTAAAGTAATTTGCTTCATGTTCACCATCTCCTCTACTTACTCTTTTTATATGACTGCGTGAATAGTTATTTTTCTTACAACTAAAGTGTAACAGTGAATTGTAAATTTCATGTTAATTTTCTCTATCATTATTGCAAAAAAAGAAGAGCTTAACCTATTCACTCAGGTAAGCTCGTAACTTTTTATTCCATTGATTCTTCTATTCTTGCTATTAAACGATCTCCATCCATTTGGTCAACCACATTAATCCGCATGAGTCGGAAAGGGTCAGTTTCTACTCCATTTACGCCTCGCCTAACTGTATGTCCTAATTGATATCCAAGTTCTTTTGCCACTTTTATTACCTCATTACTATGTGCACCATATGGATAAGCCAGTGCAACAACTTCTTTATTCAGTTTCTCTTCTATAGTTTTTTTCGATTTTTCTAAGTCCAGTTTAATTCGTTCAATATATGCAGCTTTACTTTCATCTTTCATTCTATTCGTTAGTGCAGGACCTTTCCCATCATTTGTTTTTACATAGTAATGGCTATCGTATGTATGACTTTGTATATCTACAACACCGGATTCATACATCTCTCTAGTTTCATCCCAAGTAAGGTGGGGTATACTGCCAGGTGTTTTTTCTTGATCTGCAACTACAACATAAATGGTCGCTTTCATCTGTAATTCTTTAAGAATCGGATAAGCAATTGTATAGTTACTTTGATATCCATCATCAATCGTTATTAATATTGGATTCTCTGGTATTGGTTCTCCATTTGAAAGGTAGTTAAGCAATTCTTCGTCAGTAATCGTATTATACCCCGCATCATGTAATGCCATCATTTGTTCCTTAAACCGATCCTTTGAAACAACGACTGAACTGTCAGATGTCTGATCAAAATGGTGATACATGAGAATTGGTATATTCAAATTTTCATTATTAGTCAATCTTACTGAATTCTCTTTTTTAATAGATTCAGCTTTAACGCTAGGTGTTGGAGAATTTGATATATTTTCATGTTTTTCACTAGAATAAGTGACTTCTCCAACAGACTCATTAAATAATGATTGATAACTTACATACGCTAAAATAAGAATACTTAAAACACAACCGATAAACATTAAGTTCTTCTTCATACAATTTCCTCCATAAAAGTAAGTCTTAAAGACTATTAGTTGGAAAAAATTATAACATACAGGTCATTAATTAAAACCTTAAATTATCAATTAAACTACTATATGGAAATTAACAACACCTTTAGCCCTTTCTATCTCTGTATGAAATATATTTTTACAAGCAAAAAAAACCTACCAATAGGTAATTGGTAGGTTAATTAGTGGGTCTATTATTTAACTTTAAACGATTGTGGTCTCTCAGACTTTTTCTCAAAATAGTACAAGATAGCATCAACGATTCGTTTCGAAGCTTTCCCATCTCCATATGGGTTAGAAGCTTTCGCCATTGCATCATATGCTTTTTGATCTGTCAGCAATTCATTTGCCAAATTGTACACCTCGTCCTCATCTGTACCTGCAAGCTTCAATGTACCCGCTTCTATTCCTTCTGGTCGTTCTGTTGTATCTCGAAGAACAAGGACGGGAACACCTAGTGACGGCGCTTCCTCTTGTATACCACCAGAATCAGTCAAGATGAGATGAGATCTTGATGCAATGTTATGAAAATCAATTACGCCCAGTGGTTCAATAAGGTGGATGCGGTCATGTTCACCTAATATAGTATATGCTATGTCCCGTACTGCTGGATTCATATGAACAGGGTAGACAACTTGAATATCCTCATGATCCTCTACTAATCGACGAATTGCAGTAAACATTTGCTTCATTGGCTCTCCAATGTTCTCTCTTCGATGTGCGGTTACAAGTACAAGTCGATCATCGCCAATTTGCTCAAGTACATCGTGGTGGTACTCATCTGATACAGTTGTACGTAAAGCATCAATTGCTGTATTACCTGTAATATGGATGTTATCCAGATTTTTGCTTTCTTTCACAAGGTTCTCAGCCGAATTATCAGTAGGTGCAAAATGAAGATCCGCTAGTACACCTGTCAATTGTCTGTTCATCTCTTCAGGGTATGGTGAAAATTTGTTACCCGTACGGAGTCCAGCTTCGACATGACCCACTGCAATTTTATTATAGAATGCAGCTAAACTTGCGACAAAAGTTGTAGTTGTATCTCCGTGAACGAGCACTATGTCTGGTTCCGCTTCTTTTAAAACTCGATCCAATCCTTCAAGCGCTCTGTTTGTCACTTCCATCAAACTTTGTCGCTCTTTCATAATATTTAAATCAAAGTCGGGTTCAACACCGAAAATATCCAAAACTTGATCAAGCATCTCTCTATGTTGTGCTGTTACGGTAACGATTGACTCAATTTCTTCTGGGTGTTTTTGTAGCTCCAATACGAGCGGACACATTTTAATTGCTTCAGGTCTCGTACCGAAAATTGTCATTACTTTTACTTTCGAATTCATAAAGGGACTCCTTTTTCATTAAATTCTCTTGTTTCCATTATACAGTTCGTACATTATACAAAAAAATGATGGTACGTCTGTATATTTCATACATGCGACTTTACAATTTTAACATATTTTGTTAATAAATATCCTACCTGATAAATCGTAAATGCTGTCAAAATACAAAGCATAGGTATAATAAAAAATCCGTATCTCGGTATGGTAAGAAACATGTTAGATAGAAGAATATATCCTACGACAATCCAAGCAATTGTCCTCACGTTCAGCTTCTTCATATAGAAGATCGTAGAACCAATCCCCACCACGACAACGAAATAATGAATCCATTTAAAATATTTTAACATCGCATAATTCATGTAATGGACCTGACTATCTACTTGATGGAATAAGTTGATCGTCTTACCTACAGTGAACCATGCAAACCAGTAATCAAAATCATGCTTGAATCCTTGTTTAATTTTATACCAAGCATATTGCTCTTGGTCCCAGCCTTTAGCTTTCATTTCTCTCCAGTATTCACTGAAATCATTTTTGAAGAAAGGGTTTGCACCTGCAAACAAGCTGTTTCCGGCATGGGATGAAAATATGTAAAGCTCACCGAACGCGGCCAGGTTACGTATCACCCATGGCGCAATAACGACCACTGGTCCTATGACCCACAACAACCCTATTCTAACAGACTCTTTTATTGGATACTTCAATAATATAGCAGCAATCGCTAATAATATCAGTGGAGCGGGTGTTGGTCTGAACATAACCGTTATACAAAAGAATATCCCAAATAGAACATGATCACGTGTTCTATGATCCTGATAAGCTTTCAGGAACAACAACAGCGTCAAACAAAACATAAAGATGGACGGGATTTCAGTTAAGGTCGTTCTAAAATAATGTAGAGGGCTGAGGTAAATTGAATATAAGAATGCCGCACTTAAT
This Pseudalkalibacillus berkeleyi DNA region includes the following protein-coding sequences:
- a CDS encoding polysaccharide deacetylase family protein, translated to MKKNLMFIGCVLSILILAYVSYQSLFNESVGEVTYSSEKHENISNSPTPSVKAESIKKENSVRLTNNENLNIPILMYHHFDQTSDSSVVVSKDRFKEQMMALHDAGYNTITDEELLNYLSNGEPIPENPILITIDDGYQSNYTIAYPILKELQMKATIYVVVADQEKTPGSIPHLTWDETREMYESGVVDIQSHTYDSHYYVKTNDGKGPALTNRMKDESKAAYIERIKLDLEKSKKTIEEKLNKEVVALAYPYGAHSNEVIKVAKELGYQLGHTVRRGVNGVETDPFRLMRINVVDQMDGDRLIARIEESME
- the wecB gene encoding non-hydrolyzing UDP-N-acetylglucosamine 2-epimerase, which codes for MNSKVKVMTIFGTRPEAIKMCPLVLELQKHPEEIESIVTVTAQHREMLDQVLDIFGVEPDFDLNIMKERQSLMEVTNRALEGLDRVLKEAEPDIVLVHGDTTTTFVASLAAFYNKIAVGHVEAGLRTGNKFSPYPEEMNRQLTGVLADLHFAPTDNSAENLVKESKNLDNIHITGNTAIDALRTTVSDEYHHDVLEQIGDDRLVLVTAHRRENIGEPMKQMFTAIRRLVEDHEDIQVVYPVHMNPAVRDIAYTILGEHDRIHLIEPLGVIDFHNIASRSHLILTDSGGIQEEAPSLGVPVLVLRDTTERPEGIEAGTLKLAGTDEDEVYNLANELLTDQKAYDAMAKASNPYGDGKASKRIVDAILYYFEKKSERPQSFKVK
- a CDS encoding ArnT family glycosyltransferase — translated: MLNQMNRLLYSRYPLILIIVFSLIVHLLFLIKNPGMIFNDPGQIGFTEKQGQYGGRDATLYAEMARQLLDVGVYGYDTHHTGEVVQNAFVTPGQPIYLVVIFSIANLIFVDQLLLAKLVNMALSVSTVALLYFISYRLFESRWISLSAAFLYSIYLSPLHYFRTTLTEIPSIFMFCLTLLLFLKAYQDHRTRDHVLFGIFFCITVMFRPTPAPLILLAIAAILLKYPIKESVRIGLLWVIGPVVVIAPWVIRNLAAFGELYIFSSHAGNSLFAGANPFFKNDFSEYWREMKAKGWDQEQYAWYKIKQGFKHDFDYWFAWFTVGKTINLFHQVDSQVHYMNYAMLKYFKWIHYFVVVVGIGSTIFYMKKLNVRTIAWIVVGYILLSNMFLTIPRYGFFIIPMLCILTAFTIYQVGYLLTKYVKIVKSHV